ATCGCGAATGTAAAGATGGCTAACATTACCTTGTCTGAGGACGTAAAACACCAACTTATTAACAAGTTACAACATTATTTTGAACAAGAACTCTCTATTGAATTAGGCCAATTCGATGCTGATTTTTTACTTGATTTTATCGGCGACAATTTCGGTAGTTATTTTTATAATCAGGGTTTATATGACGCACAGCACATTATTAACGAGAAAATAGATCATATCAGCGAAACGTTATACGAATTAGAAAAGCCCACAACGTAAAGTAATTACCGCCGTA
The Thalassotalea hakodatensis genome window above contains:
- a CDS encoding DUF2164 domain-containing protein; this translates as MANITLSEDVKHQLINKLQHYFEQELSIELGQFDADFLLDFIGDNFGSYFYNQGLYDAQHIINEKIDHISETLYELEKPTT